One Bombus pyrosoma isolate SC7728 linkage group LG7, ASM1482585v1, whole genome shotgun sequence genomic window carries:
- the LOC122568910 gene encoding DNA polymerase delta subunit 2-like — translation MVHKTKNECNDLFVMPGKEKPEVFEREQADYKDLSKKFVNTKNDYSKQYAHIYSARLAELRNVLTPRVKAKWGNVPIVKLADLENLENQQCIIIGTLYKHQQWKPSILRELSEEHQFSVSCSKPNYCSEKDQPFLEDEMLRIKLVGEQVDLKQIVTGVVCAVLGNENSDGAFMVKDWCFPGCAPKESLNECISQKKLVIVSGLNLSNNCDSLGMSLFMEWLCGMAGNVTIQKDNTSIVRLIIAGNTIKSNDTSQAATDIAKGLGEAIKSVDTFLSNLATCCSITLMPGEHDPTNAMLPQRPFHPCLLPKSSRLESFKSTTNPWIGKIEGRIITGTSGQSIQDIIKVAGETGISALEWLEKTLLWRHVCPTAPDTLLACPYYKKDLFIMETCPDIYFVGNTDKFETKLWKGDENQIVRLISVPRFDTSQTAVIVNLENLDTQYISFSNI, via the exons ATGGTTcataaaactaaaaatgaaTGTAATGATTTATTTGTGATGCCGGGGAAAGAGAAGCCAGAAGTATTTGAAAGGGAACAAGCTGATTATAAAGATCTTTCGAAAAAGTTTGTAAACACGAAAAATGACTATTCTAAACAATATGCGCACATATACTCTGCTAGACTTGCAGAATTAAGGAATGTTCTAACTCCGCGTGTTAAAGCTAAATGGg GGAATGTTCCGATTGTCAAATTGGccgatttagaaaatttagaaaaccAACAATGCATAATAATTGGCACATTGTATAAACACCAGCAATGGAAACCATCAATTTTAAGGGAACTTAGTGAAGAACATCAGTTTAGTGTTTCCTGCTCTAAACCAAATTACTGCTCAGAGAAAGATCAACCTTTCCTGGAAGATGAAATGTTGCGAATTAAATTAGTAGGCGAGCAAGTTGATTTAAAGCAAATTGTTACCGGAGTTGTTTGTGCTGTGTTAGGCAATGAAAATAGTGATGGCGCATTTAtg GTAAAGGATTGGTGTTTTCCTGGATGTGCACCAAAAGAATCTCTAAATGAATGCATATCACAAAAGAAGCTGGTGATAGTATCTGgattaaatttatctaataattGTGACAGTTTAGGGATGTCCCTTTTTATGGAATGGTTGTGTGGAATGGCTGGTAATGTAACAATACAAAAGGATAATACCTCTATTGTTCGACTCATTATAGCAG GTAATACCATAAAAAGTAATGATACATCACAGGCTGCAACAGACATAGCTAAAGGACTTGGGGAAGCAATAAAATCTGTAGATACATTCTTAAGTAATTTAGCAACATGTTGTTCTATTACTTTAATGCCAGGAGAACATGATCCCACTAATGCTATGTTGCCTCAAAGACCATTTCATCCTTGTTTACTACCTAAATCATCTAG ACTTGAAAGCTTTAAAAGTACCACAAATCCGTGGATTGGCAAAATTGAAGGACGAATAATAACTGGTACTAGTGGTCAATCAATTCAAGATATCATTAAAGTAGCAGGTGAAACTGGTATTTCAGCTCTTGAATGGCTAGAAAAGACCTTATTATGGAGACATGTGTGTCCAACTGCTCCAGACACACTATTAGCTTGCCCATACTACAAGAAAGATTTGTTTATTATGGAAACATGTCCAGATATATATTTCGTGGGAAATACAgacaaatttgaaacgaaattgtGGAAAG gtGATGAAAATCAAATTGTTAGATTAATATCTGTTCCGCGTTTTGATACGAGTCAGACTGCTGTAATAGTAAATTTAGAGAATTTAGATACCCAATATATTTCctttagtaatatttaa